CCATCGTCCTTGACCCGGATCCACACATGGTCCTGGGTGGCCTCGGTCTGTATCTCAATGCGCCCGGATCCCTGGAGAGCATCCAGGCTGTTCTGCACGAGATTCATGAGCACATTGCGAATCGCGATCTCGTCGCCTTTGACCACCGGCAGCGAGCGCAGGCTTGTGACCAACTCTACTTTGCCCGGGTGCGCCTCGACCTTGTCCCGGACGAGGTCCGCCACTGCCAGGACGATGTCGTTGACCCGCACGTCCTGAGGCTCTTTGTTGATGTTGGCCCGAACGTAGTTGCGGATCTGCTGGAGCGTGGACGTACAGTCCTGGGCAGCGCGCACGATGTTGGAGGCCCAGTGGTCCACGTCCTCGCGGTTGGTCTGCTCCTGGGTGCGAACGCGCTCAAGGAGGAACTGGGCGCTGGTGAGGATGACGGTGATCAGATTGTTCAGGTCGTGGCTGACTTCCGCCGTCACCTCACCCAGCTCGCATAGTTGCTGGAACGAGGCGATGTCGTCACCGAAGGACTGTTGGAAGCGCTGAAGTGTCGCGATCGCTTCCCCGACGCCATTGTCCTGGGAGCCCGCGATTGCGCCCGCCTGCGCAACCAGGTTCTTCGTCATTGTCTCAAGCTGTGCGGCCAGGACCTGGGCGTCGTGATCGCGTCGGCGCAGACTCAGAGCCTTCTCAACGATCTTCTCAACGTCTGACACGGAGTAAGGCTTGATCAGATAGTCCACGGCCCCCAGCCGCAGAGCAAGGCGCGCGGATTCCACCGCCGCGTAAGCGGTGATGATGGCCACCTCGACCTCGGGATGTGCAGCCTTTATCCGCTTCATGACCTCGGTGCCTTCCATGCCCGGCATCCGCAGATCAAGAAACACGAGGTCGGGAAGCTCTCGCTCAACTTCGCGCAACCCCTCTTCTCCACACGACGCCGTGCGCACATCATGATCCTGCTTGAGGATCTGGCGCAATGACTCGCGCGGTCCCGGCTCGTCATCGACGATCAGTATCTTACCCCGCATTTCAACCAGGCCTCTTGTATAGCATTAGGTCGCTGCCCTGAGCGACCGGGATCAGAGAGATGCGGAAGACCATCTCGTTCTTGTCACGGTACGCGTCCAGGGCCCCTCCCTGGCTCTCAATGAGCCTCTGGCTTGCCGATGGTCCCAGGTCGATATCTGGGTGGTCGATGACGTAGGAAGGCTCCAGCACCGATCTCGGGTCCATTCCCTCGATATCTTCCATGGGTGTGCGGATGTAGATGGCCACCGGTTGCTCACCCTCGGGGCCGTCCTGTAGTTCCGCTTTCACCGTCACGTTCTGGTGGTTCGGGCCCACGCTGTATCTGAGAAGGTGAGCTATCGCCGCGGCCATCGCGTTGATGTCCACTTTGACTGGCGGCAGGGCGCCATTCGCCAGTGTCTGAATCCGCTGGGCCGCCTGTTCATCCAGGAGCAATACACGCTCCACCGCAAGTTGCAGTAGCTCGGGGACGTCCGTCAATTCGCGCTTCGTCTCGGGCGGGTCCGCAATGGAGACCAGCTTGTTCACGAGGTCATCCAGACGATGCACATCGCGCCGCACGTGCTCGGCCCAGAACTCGCGGAACTCGGGGTCCTCATAGCGGCTGGGCAGAAGTTCTGTGAAAGTGCGGATTGTGGCCAGTGGGTTCTTCAGCTCATGGGCGAACCGCGCAACGATCTGGCTGATGACTTCGTTGCGCTCCGCCTCGCGCTTCTCCTGGGCCAGAGCTTTCTCCGCCGAGATGTCCTCGACCAGCATCATGCTTCCGATGAGCTGGCTGTTCTCATCCAGCAGGCGCCGGGTCCAGATGCGCAACTCCCGGGTGCCTGCGAGAATAGTGACCTCCTCGCGGGACCGTTCCTCCCCATAGCGCAGGCAGGCATACAGGTGGTCTCCCAAGGGTGCCGGCAGCACCCGCATGTCTCGCCCGACCACATTGTCGGCGCCCAGGCCGAGCACCTCCGCCGCACTCGGATTGCAGACCACGATGGTCCCGTCCAGCTGGAGGGTAATGACCCCGCTGGCCATTGTGGACAGGACCTGATCGATGTAGTTGTTGCGCGACTGCAGCTCACTGTGGAGCTCGCTGACGCGAACGGCCGATGCGAAGCTGGCCGCCAGCATGAGCAGGGACTCCACCTCATCCATACGGTACGGGCCACCAATGGCCTTGGGTCCGAGGACGATGAGCCCCTGCAAGACCCCTCGGCTCAAGACCGGCACGGCCAGCACGCCTCCACATAGCTCGAGTTCGCGGATCGCCTCGGAGCCCTCGGGCACCCCGGCGAGGGCATCCATGGTGACAAGACCTCGCACCCGCTGCAGGTGATTGGCCAACGGCCCGGTCACCGACAGTACACAGCTGCTCTCCACCGACGGGTGCAAGCCTTCCGCCCGGACGATCTTGAAGCCCCGACAGGTGGGGTCGTATCGCAGGAGACAGAAGCTCACGCATCCGGTGAGCTCCAACAGGGCGTCGCAGCAGGCATCATAGAGTTTGTGGATGTCCAGCGAACCCGCCATGCGCGAGACCGCACGGGAGATGGTATTCTCGCCGCGTGGCCGGTGGGCGCTGTCCATGTCCAGGACGCCGCCAAAATGGGTCGCGCCGGTAACTGGAGGCTCAGGAGCGCGCACGGCCTTGGCCGACAGGTAGGCCAGCAGACTGTCCACCGCTGCCTGGAGACGTACATCGCTGGCGGGGATGAGGATCCACTGGTCCGGCGCTTCAATACGCTCGACCTGCACCTGGCGTGCCACGTGCTCAGACGCCACCGCGACAACCGTAGCATCCCTGAAGTTCGCGCGCACAAAACGCAGGTCGGAGACCAGATCGTCTGTGAGATGCTCCGCGTCCAGGAAGACCACATCCACCCGGGATGGCGCCGCGCCCGGCGGCATCATTCCCGGGTCGGCGTCGAAGGTGGTTAGCCTGCTCGACACCAGCTCGCGCACCCGGGCGTAGTGCGACCCGCTACCTGTG
The sequence above is drawn from the Armatimonadota bacterium genome and encodes:
- a CDS encoding PAS domain-containing protein; translation: MTTALFITGSGSHYARVRELVSSRLTTFDADPGMMPPGAAPSRVDVVFLDAEHLTDDLVSDLRFVRANFRDATVVAVASEHVARQVQVERIEAPDQWILIPASDVRLQAAVDSLLAYLSAKAVRAPEPPVTGATHFGGVLDMDSAHRPRGENTISRAVSRMAGSLDIHKLYDACCDALLELTGCVSFCLLRYDPTCRGFKIVRAEGLHPSVESSCVLSVTGPLANHLQRVRGLVTMDALAGVPEGSEAIRELELCGGVLAVPVLSRGVLQGLIVLGPKAIGGPYRMDEVESLLMLAASFASAVRVSELHSELQSRNNYIDQVLSTMASGVITLQLDGTIVVCNPSAAEVLGLGADNVVGRDMRVLPAPLGDHLYACLRYGEERSREEVTILAGTRELRIWTRRLLDENSQLIGSMMLVEDISAEKALAQEKREAERNEVISQIVARFAHELKNPLATIRTFTELLPSRYEDPEFREFWAEHVRRDVHRLDDLVNKLVSIADPPETKRELTDVPELLQLAVERVLLLDEQAAQRIQTLANGALPPVKVDINAMAAAIAHLLRYSVGPNHQNVTVKAELQDGPEGEQPVAIYIRTPMEDIEGMDPRSVLEPSYVIDHPDIDLGPSASQRLIESQGGALDAYRDKNEMVFRISLIPVAQGSDLMLYKRPG
- a CDS encoding response regulator, translated to MRGKILIVDDEPGPRESLRQILKQDHDVRTASCGEEGLREVERELPDLVFLDLRMPGMEGTEVMKRIKAAHPEVEVAIITAYAAVESARLALRLGAVDYLIKPYSVSDVEKIVEKALSLRRRDHDAQVLAAQLETMTKNLVAQAGAIAGSQDNGVGEAIATLQRFQQSFGDDIASFQQLCELGEVTAEVSHDLNNLITVILTSAQFLLERVRTQEQTNREDVDHWASNIVRAAQDCTSTLQQIRNYVRANINKEPQDVRVNDIVLAVADLVRDKVEAHPGKVELVTSLRSLPVVKGDEIAIRNVLMNLVQNSLDALQGSGRIEIQTEATQDHVWIRVKDDGPGMPEEVLAQATQAFYSTKSERGTGLGLSIAQKVARKHEGELVIDSEPGRGTTVSLSIPLVPPTPAQTTASPEPKVQGGIVVVADDQEAMRDIIVRLLETEGLRVLPARDGTEAWEIIDRALREQNGEPLMVVTDHEMPGMTGRALAEKVKHRDPRVPVVLVSGYSVPGKGPEDVLVPKPFNISDLLDPVRRLMSEARRTCAQQGPGE